In one window of Temnothorax longispinosus isolate EJ_2023e chromosome 9, Tlon_JGU_v1, whole genome shotgun sequence DNA:
- the Taldo gene encoding probable transaldolase: MSEPQSKKTKIMSSLNQLKDLTTVVADTGDFQAMEQFKPTDATTNPSLILAAANQKKYAHLIEKAVECGKQSGSTLAEQVEAALDITCVFFGKEILNIIPGRVSTEVDARLSFNKEASIEKAKRLIALYEELGVSKERVLIKLASTWEGIQAAKELEEEYGIHCNLTLLFSFGQAVACAEAGVTLISPFVGRILDWYVANTDKKSYKAKEDPGVVSVTQIYNYYKKFDYKTVVMGASFRNVGEIRELAGCDFLTISPKLLEELEESDEPVHKVLSVESAKKCDLQKISLDEAEFRWLLNEDQMATDKLSEGIRKFAIDVRKLEKLLQEKIQG, translated from the exons CTATGGAGCAATTTAAGCCCACAGACGCAACAACGAATCCTTCGTTGATTCTCGCTGCCGCTAATCAAAAGAAGTACGCTCATTTAATTGAGAAGGCCGTGGAATGCGGCAAACAGTCCGGGTc tACTTTGGCCGAGCAAGTTGAAGCAGCCCTCGATATCACCTGTGTTTTCTTCGGTAAAgagatcttaaatataataccCGGGAGAGTTTCCACAGAAGTGGACGCCAGATTGTCCTTCAATAAGGAAGCCAGTATCGAGAAGGCGAAAAGATTGATCGCTCTGTACGAAGAGCTCGGAGTGAGCAAGGAACGCGTCTTGATTAAGCTTGCGTCGACCTGGGAAGGCATCCAAGCGGCGaa aGAATTGGAGGAAGAATATGGAATTCATTGCAATCTGACGCTGCTGTTCTCCTTTGGTCAGGCCGTTGCTTGCGCGGAGGCTGGAGTTACTCTCATTTCGCCGTTCGTTGGACGAATTCTCGACTG GTACGTGGCAAATACAGATAAAAAGTCTTATAAAGCAAAGGAGGACCCTGGCGTTGTTTCTGTAACgcaaatttacaattattataagaagTTTGATTACAAAACGGTCGTGATGGGTGCCTCGTTCAGAAACGTCG gTGAAATTAGGGAACTCGCCGGCTGTGATTTCCTTACTATAAGTCCTAAGTTATTGGAAGAATTGGAGGAGAGCGACGAGCCCGTGCACAAGGTACTGAGTGTGGAATCGGCGAAGAAGTGTGACCTTCAAAAGATTAGCTTGGACGAGGCCGAATTTAGATGGCTTTTAAACGAAGACCAAATGGCGACCGATAAGTTAAGCGAAGGCATTCGCAAATTCGCCATTGACGTGCGCAAGCTTGAGAAGCTGCTGCAGGAAAAGATTCAGGGTTAA